One window of Nocardia sp. NBC_00508 genomic DNA carries:
- a CDS encoding 8-oxoguanine deaminase, with protein MDQVTVIAGCAIATVDERRTEYSRGYVVVRGNRIDAVGEGDAPEVDAGARRIDGRGCLLTPGLVNTHHHLYQWITRGLATDQTLFEWLTTLYPIWAGIDEDAVLVAATGALAELARTGCTTTTDHHYLFPRDGGDLLGAEIAAAAEVGLRFHPCRGSMDLGASAGGLPPDHVVESLDEILAASQAAVERWHDPSFDSMVRIALAPCSPFSVTPDLLRESAALARATGVRLHTHLAETVDEQDYCAQAFGCTPAQYMERLGWLGPDVWYAHAVHLDDHTIETMARTGTGVAHCPTSNARLGAGVARVADLVRAGVPVGLGVDGAASNESGSMIEEPRHALLWARNLGGPRAMTVRTALELATIGGARVLGRAAELGSVEVGKLADLALWRLDTAAHAGIEDPVTALVLGSPPPVAALLVNGREVVRDGEVRTVAADVVAAEVARAQAALLAKAG; from the coding sequence GTGGACCAGGTGACCGTCATCGCGGGCTGCGCCATCGCTACCGTCGACGAGCGGCGCACCGAGTACTCGCGCGGTTACGTCGTCGTGCGCGGCAACCGGATCGACGCGGTCGGCGAGGGCGACGCGCCCGAGGTCGACGCGGGCGCACGGCGCATCGATGGCCGTGGCTGCCTGCTGACCCCCGGTCTGGTGAACACCCACCACCACCTCTACCAGTGGATCACCCGTGGCTTGGCCACGGACCAGACGTTGTTCGAGTGGCTCACCACGCTCTACCCGATCTGGGCGGGCATCGATGAGGACGCGGTGCTCGTCGCGGCCACGGGGGCGCTCGCCGAACTCGCGCGCACCGGGTGCACCACCACGACCGATCACCACTACCTGTTCCCGCGCGACGGCGGTGACCTGCTCGGGGCCGAGATCGCCGCGGCGGCCGAGGTGGGCCTGCGGTTCCATCCCTGCCGCGGCTCGATGGATCTGGGGGCGAGCGCGGGCGGTTTGCCGCCCGACCACGTTGTGGAGAGCTTGGACGAAATCCTCGCCGCGAGCCAGGCGGCCGTCGAGCGCTGGCACGACCCGTCGTTCGACTCGATGGTCCGGATCGCGCTGGCGCCCTGCTCCCCGTTCTCGGTCACGCCGGACCTGCTGCGGGAGTCCGCGGCGCTGGCTCGCGCCACCGGGGTCCGGTTGCACACCCACCTCGCGGAGACCGTCGACGAACAGGACTACTGCGCACAGGCTTTCGGGTGCACGCCCGCCCAGTACATGGAGCGGCTCGGCTGGCTCGGCCCGGATGTCTGGTACGCGCACGCCGTCCATCTCGACGACCACACGATCGAGACCATGGCGAGAACCGGCACGGGCGTGGCGCATTGCCCCACCTCGAACGCGCGGCTCGGCGCCGGTGTCGCCCGCGTCGCCGACCTGGTGCGCGCGGGTGTCCCGGTGGGGCTCGGCGTCGACGGTGCGGCGAGCAACGAGTCCGGCTCGATGATCGAGGAGCCGAGGCACGCGCTGCTGTGGGCCCGCAATCTGGGCGGCCCCCGCGCGATGACGGTGCGCACCGCGCTGGAACTCGCCACCATCGGCGGCGCACGCGTGCTGGGCCGGGCCGCCGAACTCGGCTCGGTCGAGGTGGGCAAACTGGCGGATCTGGCGCTGTGGCGCCTGGACACGGCCGCGCACGCGGGGATCGAGGATCCGGTGACCGCGCTCGTCCTCGGCTCACCGCCGCCTGTGGCGGCGCTGCTGGTGAACGGACGCGAGGTGGTCCGCGACGGCGAGGTCCGCACGGTCGCCGCAGACGTGGTCGCCGCCGAGGTGGCGCGGGCCCAGGCGGCGTTGCTCGCGAAGGCGGGATGA
- the uraD gene encoding 2-oxo-4-hydroxy-4-carboxy-5-ureidoimidazoline decarboxylase — translation MTEQRTGLATFDALPDEAAYQAVLGCCSSPGFARLLVAGRPYPSVEALLDAADATLTGLPDSELELALAGHPRIGERPRSATSAREQAGVAGAGDAVRAALDEGNRAYEARFGHIYLVCASGKSAEELLALLTARLRNDPETERRVMRTELMKINRIRLRALLAERS, via the coding sequence ATGACGGAGCAGCGGACTGGACTCGCGACCTTCGACGCGCTGCCCGACGAGGCGGCGTACCAGGCGGTGCTCGGTTGCTGTTCGTCGCCGGGCTTCGCGCGGTTGCTGGTCGCGGGCCGTCCGTACCCGAGCGTCGAGGCGCTGCTCGACGCCGCCGACGCGACACTGACGGGATTGCCTGACTCAGAGCTCGAGCTGGCGCTCGCGGGGCACCCCCGGATCGGGGAGCGGCCGCGTTCGGCGACATCGGCGCGAGAGCAGGCCGGAGTGGCGGGCGCGGGCGACGCGGTCCGCGCTGCGCTCGACGAAGGCAATCGCGCCTACGAGGCGCGGTTCGGGCACATCTACCTGGTGTGCGCGAGCGGCAAGTCGGCCGAGGAGCTGCTCGCGCTGCTCACCGCCCGGCTGCGCAATGATCCCGAGACCGAAAGGCGAGTGATGCGAACAGAACTGATGAAGATCAACCGCATCCGGCTGCGCGCGCTGCTGGCGGAGCGGTCATGA
- the pucL gene encoding factor-independent urate hydroxylase, protein MELSGPIVLADHRYGKAENRIVRIYRQSTRHEIRDVNVSTVLRGDFADAYVAGDQAKVLPTDTQKQTAYAFAKQPGLRTIEDYALALAEHFVADIAPVASARVEVDEYAWQRVSVGGVEHDHTWVRQGPEVRTAAVTVAGKGADRRVWVVGGVKDLTILKSTGSEFAGFLTDDFTVLAPTDDRMLATSLIAEWRFADTDGDWDEVYAGVRERLVETFATLHSKALQQTLFEMGKAALAAYPVLAEIRLAAPNKHHFDYDLARFGIENRGEVYHADDRPYGLIHATVARTDAPEAGLAWTR, encoded by the coding sequence ATGGAACTGAGCGGGCCGATCGTGCTGGCGGACCACCGATACGGCAAGGCGGAGAATCGGATCGTCCGGATCTACCGGCAGAGCACGCGGCACGAGATCCGTGACGTGAACGTCTCCACGGTGCTGCGTGGCGATTTCGCCGACGCGTACGTCGCGGGGGACCAGGCGAAGGTACTGCCCACCGACACACAGAAGCAGACCGCCTACGCCTTCGCGAAACAGCCGGGACTGCGCACGATCGAGGACTACGCACTGGCGCTGGCCGAGCACTTCGTGGCCGATATCGCGCCGGTGGCCAGCGCGCGCGTCGAGGTCGACGAATACGCCTGGCAGCGGGTATCGGTCGGTGGCGTCGAGCACGACCACACCTGGGTGCGCCAGGGACCCGAGGTGCGCACGGCGGCGGTCACCGTGGCCGGTAAAGGCGCAGATCGGCGGGTCTGGGTCGTGGGCGGGGTCAAGGACCTGACCATCCTGAAGTCGACCGGGTCGGAGTTCGCGGGTTTCCTGACCGACGACTTCACCGTGCTCGCGCCGACCGACGACCGGATGCTGGCCACCTCGCTGATCGCCGAGTGGCGCTTCGCCGATACCGACGGCGACTGGGACGAGGTCTACGCCGGAGTGCGGGAGCGGTTGGTGGAGACGTTCGCGACGCTGCACTCGAAAGCGCTTCAGCAGACGCTGTTCGAGATGGGCAAAGCCGCGCTGGCGGCGTATCCGGTGCTGGCCGAGATCCGGCTCGCCGCGCCGAACAAGCACCACTTCGACTACGACCTGGCTCGTTTCGGCATCGAGAACCGCGGCGAGGTCTACCACGCCGACGACCGCCCTTACGGCTTGATCCACGCCACCGTGGCGCGTACCGACGCGCCGGAAGCGGGACTCGCGTGGACCAGGTGA
- a CDS encoding nucleotidyltransferase family protein, with the protein MADHDRPAVAACAGVVLAAGAGTRYGRPKVLAEGGAWLRATVAALRDGGCDPVIVVLGATGPTPEIVDLPPGVHHVWAADWATGLSAALRAGLIAAARTPARYAVIMPVDTPDVGADVVARVVDAALAAPSGLARAVFYNTPGHPVVIAHKHWNAVCQEAVGDSGARTYLTGRNDMVCVTCDDLATGIDRDFPATTAR; encoded by the coding sequence ATGGCTGACCATGATCGCCCGGCTGTCGCAGCCTGCGCGGGTGTCGTTCTCGCCGCCGGCGCGGGGACGCGCTATGGGCGTCCCAAAGTGCTCGCCGAGGGCGGCGCGTGGCTGCGCGCGACGGTCGCCGCACTGCGCGACGGCGGCTGCGATCCGGTGATCGTCGTCCTCGGCGCGACCGGCCCGACGCCGGAGATCGTCGATCTACCGCCGGGCGTGCACCACGTCTGGGCCGCCGACTGGGCCACCGGGCTCAGCGCCGCACTGCGCGCCGGTCTGATCGCCGCGGCCCGCACACCCGCGCGCTACGCCGTGATCATGCCGGTGGACACCCCCGATGTCGGCGCCGACGTAGTCGCCCGAGTCGTCGACGCCGCGCTGGCCGCACCGAGCGGCCTCGCACGTGCTGTGTTCTACAACACACCGGGACACCCCGTTGTTATCGCACACAAGCATTGGAACGCGGTTTGTCAGGAAGCCGTAGGAGATTCCGGAGCTCGCACCTATTTGACCGGCAGAAACGATATGGTGTGCGTCACGTGCGACGATTTGGCGACGGGGATCGATCGTGACTTTCCGGCCACGACCGCACGGTGA
- a CDS encoding XdhC family protein, producing the protein MRDIVDDLLRVWYSGRTGGLATIVRTVGSAPLPVGSAMLVDPDGGVYGSVAAGGLEDIAYEAVLQAARTGQRVLNRYGVTSGFEAGGNAEGMMDVFTEPFSRRHFPEFPDVAAEIAAHRRVTVFTVVWNSDPDLIGQHLITDRRHPTELVALPDSDVFVASFAPPPRLIIFGANSFAAALTVQARLLGYRVTICDSRPNFATPESFPGAEVVVDWPHRYLNILSAAGEIDSSTAIVVLSHDPAFEIPLLTVALRLPELGYLGAMGTRQVHIRRIEDLRAGGFGDETLARLHSPAGFDIGARTAPELAVSIAAELLAVRAAQPARPIDPYSGEFPVTPKTAVGLGI; encoded by the coding sequence ATGCGGGACATCGTCGACGACCTATTGCGGGTGTGGTATTCGGGCCGGACCGGTGGGCTGGCCACCATAGTGCGCACGGTGGGTTCCGCCCCGTTACCGGTGGGCTCGGCGATGCTGGTCGACCCGGACGGCGGCGTGTACGGATCGGTCGCCGCGGGCGGGCTGGAAGATATCGCGTACGAGGCCGTGCTCCAGGCCGCGCGCACCGGCCAGCGCGTGCTGAACCGCTACGGCGTGACCAGCGGCTTCGAGGCGGGTGGGAACGCCGAGGGGATGATGGACGTCTTCACCGAACCGTTCTCCCGAAGACACTTCCCGGAGTTCCCGGATGTAGCCGCCGAGATCGCGGCGCACCGCAGGGTCACCGTCTTCACGGTGGTCTGGAACTCCGACCCCGACCTGATCGGCCAGCACCTGATCACCGATCGCAGGCACCCCACCGAACTGGTCGCATTACCGGATTCGGACGTATTCGTCGCCTCGTTCGCCCCGCCGCCGCGCCTGATCATCTTCGGCGCCAACTCCTTCGCCGCCGCCCTCACCGTGCAGGCCAGGCTGCTCGGCTACCGCGTGACGATCTGCGACTCGCGCCCCAATTTTGCTACGCCGGAATCGTTTCCGGGAGCGGAGGTGGTGGTCGACTGGCCGCACCGCTATCTCAACATCCTCTCCGCTGCCGGTGAAATCGATAGCAGCACCGCCATCGTCGTACTCTCGCACGATCCCGCCTTCGAGATTCCGCTGCTCACCGTGGCACTGCGACTACCCGAGCTCGGGTACCTCGGCGCGATGGGCACACGCCAGGTGCATATCCGGCGCATCGAAGATCTCCGGGCAGGCGGTTTCGGCGACGAGACGCTTGCCCGGCTGCATTCGCCCGCCGGGTTCGATATCGGGGCGCGCACCGCCCCGGAACTGGCCGTATCGATCGCGGCCGAACTCCTCGCGGTGCGCGCCGCACAACCGGCGCGACCGATCGACCCCTACAGCGGCGAGTTCCCGGTCACGCCGAAAACCGCTGTGGGGCTCGGGATCTAA
- the uraH gene encoding hydroxyisourate hydrolase, producing the protein MSTLSTHVLDAVRGAPAAGVAVTLYQQGRQLDSGETDADGRIGTLGEALEPGTYRLVFDTGAYFARRAVETFYPEVAVAFVVTEERHYHVPLLLSPFAFSTYRGS; encoded by the coding sequence ATGAGCACGCTGAGCACCCATGTATTGGACGCGGTACGCGGCGCACCCGCCGCGGGCGTCGCCGTGACGCTGTATCAGCAGGGGCGGCAGCTCGATTCGGGCGAAACCGACGCGGATGGCCGGATCGGGACGTTGGGCGAAGCACTCGAACCCGGAACATATCGGCTGGTGTTCGACACCGGAGCCTATTTCGCGCGCCGTGCGGTCGAAACCTTCTATCCGGAGGTCGCAGTCGCGTTCGTCGTCACCGAGGAGCGGCACTACCACGTCCCGTTGTTGTTGTCGCCCTTCGCCTTTTCCACCTACCGAGGGAGCTGA
- a CDS encoding ABC transporter substrate-binding protein gives MTPVQRSTFGHLNRRTFLRYSSLTAAVLGGAGALAACGGESGDPSGGSTPDGSKYGKVAVQLSWLKNIEFAGEYFADAKGYFKEAGFGSVDLIAGGAASTSVEAGLDTGKVWIGLSAPQTTAPAVLEGLPAKIVGTTYQKNPFAIVSSAAKPIRTPQEMKGRKIGVQDTNQLIFNALLTANGLKPSDVTVVPAQFDPTPLANGEVDGWVSYVTNEPITLAAKGFQNTHFLFADFNLPFVAETLTVAQSTIDKERDKLKAFLVAEIKGWKDAVADPAESARLAVEVYGKDQKLDLAEQTKEAIAQNDLVVSPDTAANGLLTMTDALIEQNIAALRTAEIDIKAEQLFDLSVLREVYAENPGLK, from the coding sequence ATGACACCCGTGCAACGCTCTACGTTCGGGCACCTGAACCGGCGCACCTTTCTCCGTTACTCCTCGCTCACGGCGGCCGTGCTCGGCGGCGCGGGGGCGCTGGCCGCCTGCGGCGGTGAGTCGGGCGATCCCTCGGGCGGCTCGACCCCGGACGGCTCGAAGTACGGAAAGGTCGCGGTGCAGCTGTCCTGGCTGAAGAACATCGAATTCGCAGGCGAGTACTTCGCCGACGCGAAAGGCTATTTCAAGGAGGCCGGGTTCGGTTCGGTCGACCTCATCGCGGGCGGCGCGGCGAGCACCTCGGTGGAAGCGGGGCTGGATACGGGAAAGGTGTGGATCGGTCTGTCCGCGCCGCAGACCACCGCACCGGCGGTCCTGGAGGGCCTGCCCGCGAAGATCGTCGGGACCACCTACCAGAAGAACCCGTTCGCGATCGTCAGCTCCGCGGCCAAGCCGATCCGGACGCCGCAGGAGATGAAGGGGCGCAAGATCGGTGTGCAGGACACCAATCAGCTGATCTTCAACGCACTGCTCACCGCCAACGGGTTGAAGCCGAGCGACGTCACTGTCGTGCCCGCGCAGTTCGATCCCACCCCGCTGGCCAACGGCGAGGTCGACGGGTGGGTCAGTTATGTGACCAATGAGCCGATTACGTTGGCCGCCAAAGGTTTCCAGAACACCCACTTTCTCTTCGCCGACTTCAACCTGCCGTTCGTCGCCGAGACGCTGACGGTCGCGCAGTCCACCATCGACAAAGAGCGCGACAAACTGAAGGCATTCTTGGTCGCCGAGATCAAGGGCTGGAAGGACGCGGTCGCCGACCCGGCCGAGTCGGCCCGGCTCGCGGTCGAGGTGTACGGCAAGGATCAGAAGCTCGATCTGGCCGAGCAGACGAAAGAGGCCATCGCGCAAAACGATCTGGTGGTCTCGCCGGATACGGCCGCCAACGGCCTGCTCACGATGACCGACGCGCTGATCGAGCAGAATATCGCCGCGCTGCGTACCGCCGAGATCGATATCAAGGCCGAGCAGTTGTTCGACCTGTCCGTGCTGCGCGAGGTGTATGCCGAGAACCCCGGCCTGAAGTAA